A window of Campylobacter cuniculorum DSM 23162 = LMG 24588 contains these coding sequences:
- a CDS encoding YqaA family protein has protein sequence MLEHFSYGSLFMVSFLSSTLVPLASEAFVLAFIKLDFDPYIVLFIATFANTLGSLSTYFLAFLGKNYILEKYFSKSLKKLEKFRFNFYKLGAFFAFFTFLPFIGDIFALGLGFAKYPWLKSAFFIFLGKLIRYVFIIFLGNFFQIIKI, from the coding sequence ATGCTTGAACATTTTAGTTATGGCTCTCTTTTTATGGTAAGTTTTCTCTCAAGCACTCTTGTGCCTCTTGCAAGTGAGGCTTTTGTTTTAGCTTTTATAAAACTTGATTTTGACCCTTACATTGTGCTTTTTATCGCAACTTTTGCAAATACTTTAGGAAGTTTAAGCACTTATTTTCTTGCTTTTTTAGGAAAGAATTATATTTTAGAAAAATATTTTAGCAAGAGTCTTAAAAAACTTGAAAAATTCCGTTTTAATTTTTATAAATTAGGAGCATTTTTTGCTTTTTTTACTTTTTTACCTTTTATAGGTGATATTTTTGCCTTAGGGCTTGGTTTTGCGAAATATCCTTGGTTAAAATCTGCATTTTTTATATTTTTGGGCAAATTGATACGTTATGTTTTCATTATATTTTTAGGAAATTTTTTTCAAATCATTAAAATTTAA
- a CDS encoding metallophosphoesterase: MRTLLILRGNYHAGQDEFIRENNLRSFTLDINELRFFSTRTSQLANSFKSLDYKHDEELFKILLHFLELRMKKGEFCVLNTYENSYRVYKDLALKYLYRTFIIDFSDISLKECQKNNIAKAKKYGILTPYKFLEERAELLQKAPKDYEKNEILKPYEWQQSLYQSKDLNSYKKIHHIGDIQGCYSVLKSYIQEIKDDEYYIFLGDYIDRGIENAKVLKYLIKICQKPNVYLLEGNHERHLIHWARGESVSSKEFNENTLKDFQKEKFTRKHAADFYPYLKECLLYEYDKKKIFCSHGGVNFLPKKAQDLSFVPSSDFVFGVGDYEQSEEIAMQFCQNTPKNYFQLFGHRNRFKLPIRLASRVFLCEGKVDDGGYLRVVTLDKKGFECIELKNEVYRKK; encoded by the coding sequence TTGCGAACTTTACTGATTTTAAGAGGAAATTATCACGCGGGGCAAGATGAGTTTATCCGTGAAAATAATCTAAGGTCCTTTACGCTTGATATTAATGAATTGAGATTTTTTAGCACACGCACGAGTCAGCTTGCAAATTCTTTTAAAAGTCTTGATTATAAGCACGATGAAGAATTGTTTAAAATTTTGCTCCATTTTTTGGAATTGCGTATGAAAAAAGGCGAATTCTGTGTGCTTAACACCTATGAAAATTCTTATAGGGTCTATAAAGATTTGGCTTTGAAATATCTTTATAGGACTTTTATCATTGATTTTAGTGATATTTCTTTGAAAGAATGTCAAAAAAATAATATCGCTAAGGCTAAAAAATATGGAATTTTAACGCCTTATAAATTCTTAGAAGAAAGGGCGGAGCTTCTGCAAAAAGCCCCAAAAGATTATGAAAAAAATGAAATTTTAAAACCTTATGAATGGCAACAAAGTCTTTATCAAAGCAAAGATTTAAATTCATACAAAAAAATTCATCATATAGGAGATATACAAGGTTGTTATAGTGTTCTTAAAAGCTATATTCAAGAGATTAAAGATGATGAGTATTATATCTTTTTAGGAGATTATATCGATAGGGGCATAGAAAATGCTAAGGTATTGAAATATTTAATTAAAATTTGTCAAAAGCCTAATGTTTATTTGTTAGAGGGCAACCACGAAAGGCATTTAATCCACTGGGCAAGGGGTGAGAGTGTAAGTTCTAAGGAATTTAATGAAAACACTTTAAAGGATTTTCAAAAAGAAAAATTCACGCGAAAACATGCTGCGGATTTTTATCCCTATCTTAAAGAATGTCTTTTGTATGAATATGATAAAAAAAAGATTTTTTGTTCGCATGGCGGAGTGAATTTTTTGCCTAAAAAAGCACAAGATTTAAGCTTTGTCCCAAGTTCGGATTTTGTTTTTGGTGTGGGAGATTATGAACAGAGTGAAGAGATTGCCATGCAATTTTGTCAAAACACGCCAAAAAATTATTTCCAGCTTTTTGGGCACAGAAATCGCTTTAAACTCCCTATAAGACTTGCTTCAAGGGTTTTTTTATGCGAGGGAAAAGTTGATGATGGGGGATATTTGCGTGTGGTAACCTTAGATAAAAAGGGATTTGAATGCATAGAGCTTAAAAACGAGGTCTATAGAAAAAAATAG
- a CDS encoding DUF262 domain-containing protein — MKEKEELEGEYSLDINNNENDEQTYPLENIRIEKGRMSLFEIKRRQEKGDIEISPEFQRENVWKEKQKSELIESVLMGIPIPVFYFFESKDTKIQIVDGRQRISTFIDFMNDKFELKQLNIIKDIISKKFSDLTAIQKRKIEDYQIDIYTIQPPTPEQVKFNIFDRVNRGGTQLNNQEMRNALYQGKSTELIKNLSELEIFKKATGNSIKPKRMKDRYIILRFIGFYLYFYRILPNDIQYKGNINEFLSKIMIFLNNKRDSYLIGEIEANFKRIMTFAHKNYGENIFRFNNSNENRRPINMALFESLSYLFALCYETNIIPKKEKIEKLKSEFDSSKKFIIGIDSIPSVEYRFNKVTEFFNKVKNDYKY, encoded by the coding sequence ATGAAAGAAAAAGAAGAATTAGAAGGTGAATATTCTTTAGATATTAATAATAATGAGAATGATGAACAGACTTATCCTCTTGAAAATATAAGGATAGAAAAAGGAAGGATGAGTCTTTTTGAAATTAAAAGACGACAAGAAAAAGGCGATATTGAGATTTCTCCAGAATTTCAAAGAGAAAATGTTTGGAAAGAAAAACAAAAATCAGAACTTATAGAATCTGTGCTAATGGGAATTCCTATTCCTGTGTTTTATTTTTTTGAATCTAAAGATACTAAAATTCAAATAGTAGATGGCAGACAAAGAATTTCTACTTTTATTGATTTTATGAATGATAAATTTGAATTAAAACAATTAAATATTATTAAGGATATTATCAGTAAAAAATTTTCTGATTTAACAGCCATTCAAAAAAGAAAAATAGAAGATTATCAAATTGATATTTATACCATTCAGCCGCCAACTCCAGAACAAGTAAAATTTAATATTTTTGATAGGGTTAATCGTGGTGGAACTCAATTAAACAATCAAGAAATGAGAAATGCACTTTATCAAGGTAAATCAACTGAACTTATAAAAAATTTGAGCGAACTAGAAATTTTTAAAAAAGCAACAGGAAATTCTATTAAACCAAAACGTATGAAAGACAGATATATAATTTTACGTTTTATTGGTTTTTATCTTTATTTTTATCGTATTCTTCCAAATGATATCCAATATAAAGGCAATATCAATGAATTTTTATCCAAAATTATGATATTTTTAAACAATAAAAGAGATTCATATTTAATAGGAGAAATAGAAGCTAACTTTAAAAGAATAATGACTTTTGCTCATAAAAATTATGGAGAAAATATCTTTCGCTTTAATAATTCTAATGAAAACAGAAGGCCTATCAATATGGCACTATTTGAAAGCTTATCTTATTTATTTGCTTTATGCTATGAAACAAATATAATCCCTAAAAAAGAAAAAATAGAAAAATTAAAATCTGAATTTGATAGTTCTAAAAAATTTATTATTGGTATTGACAGCATACCCAGTGTAGAATATAGATTTAATAAAGTTACAGAATTTTTTAATAAGGTAAAAAATGATTACAAATATTAA
- the polA gene encoding DNA polymerase I produces MKTLTLIDTFGFFFRLFYALKDLQNSKKEPSGMILGFANFILSLKNEHKSDYIIFALDSKGKTFRNELYPAYKQNRTPPPPELLAQIPICIEMIEKMGFISVSKEGYEADDIIASFVKICKDKDIFIRIITQDKDLYQLIEDGKTSIYSPLSKNNYDTAACVEKYGVKPCQIRDFLALCGDSSDNIPGVKGIGAKGAKTLLEEFQSLEGIFENLTLIRNQRNKNLLLEGKENAFLSKKLASLYEDLELENFIEKSAVLDDEPLLKVLDILKHYELHSVLKKLSLEKKDKNLAFQARLILNEDELFSILNELPKESIIAFDTETTGLDAKEARIVGFSFCVSEEEAFYVPLTHNYLDVPLQISLESAKKAIEMIYRHYVIGHNLKYDFKIIENNFGLSFPLKYADTMILAWLENPSLRINMDDLALRLFNYETLHFETLVKKGENFASVDVYKACEYAAEDAYITLKFYLYFLEKLEKPLLELAEKSEFEFIKTLTMLENNGIKLDTKALSVLMKQYEQEIKILSEEIYTLCEDKFNLNSPKQVGDILFQKLKLPSGKKGKTGYSTDEKVLKTLIDKHPVIEKILAYRELAKLYFTYCEPLLKLALKDKHSRIYSNFLQTGTATGRLSSKDPNLQNIPAHGQYAKDYKTCFVAQEGFSFISLDYSQIELRMLAHFSEDEKLLNAFENDEDIHAKTAMMIFKENNYHTRSIAKSINFGLIYGMGYKTLSQNLKIEASLAKKYIQSYFENFTSIKSYFERVRNEAKQKGFITTLSGRKRYFDFENAKAVQIAMYERESINSILQGSAADIIKFAMIEISKDLNEDKKMILQIHDELIFEVKDELCENFIKKTSDIMENIVKLKVKLKTSSSSAKNWGELK; encoded by the coding sequence ATGAAAACTTTAACACTTATTGATACTTTTGGATTTTTCTTTCGTCTTTTTTACGCACTCAAAGATTTGCAAAATTCAAAAAAAGAGCCGAGTGGAATGATTTTAGGCTTTGCAAATTTTATTTTAAGTCTTAAAAATGAGCATAAAAGTGATTACATCATCTTTGCTTTAGATTCTAAGGGTAAAACCTTTCGCAATGAGCTTTATCCAGCTTATAAACAAAATCGCACTCCGCCCCCGCCTGAACTCTTAGCTCAAATTCCTATTTGTATAGAAATGATAGAAAAAATGGGTTTTATCAGTGTGTCAAAAGAGGGTTATGAGGCTGATGATATTATCGCTTCTTTTGTAAAAATTTGCAAAGATAAGGATATTTTTATACGCATTATTACGCAAGATAAGGACTTGTATCAATTGATTGAAGATGGTAAAACGAGCATTTATAGCCCCCTTTCTAAAAATAATTATGACACAGCAGCTTGTGTTGAAAAATATGGAGTTAAACCTTGTCAAATCCGTGATTTTCTAGCTCTTTGTGGCGACAGCTCGGATAATATTCCCGGAGTTAAAGGCATAGGGGCAAAAGGAGCTAAAACCCTGCTTGAGGAATTTCAAAGTTTGGAGGGTATTTTTGAAAATTTAACTCTTATAAGAAATCAAAGAAATAAAAACTTGCTTTTAGAAGGCAAAGAAAATGCTTTTTTAAGCAAAAAACTTGCCTCACTCTATGAAGATTTAGAACTTGAAAATTTCATCGAAAAATCGGCTGTCTTAGACGATGAACCCCTGCTTAAAGTGCTTGATATTTTAAAACATTATGAACTTCATTCTGTGCTTAAAAAACTCTCTTTGGAGAAAAAGGATAAAAATTTAGCCTTTCAAGCACGATTGATTTTAAACGAAGATGAACTTTTTAGCATTCTTAATGAACTTCCCAAAGAAAGCATTATAGCCTTTGATACTGAAACAACGGGGCTGGACGCAAAAGAAGCCCGGATTGTTGGTTTTAGTTTTTGTGTGAGTGAAGAGGAAGCTTTTTATGTACCTTTAACTCATAATTATTTAGATGTGCCTTTGCAAATCTCTTTAGAAAGTGCTAAAAAAGCTATAGAAATGATTTATAGACATTATGTTATCGGGCATAATCTCAAATATGATTTTAAAATCATAGAAAATAATTTTGGTTTGAGCTTTCCTTTAAAATACGCGGATACGATGATATTAGCGTGGCTTGAAAATCCAAGCTTAAGAATCAATATGGACGATTTAGCCTTGAGGCTTTTTAACTACGAAACCTTGCATTTTGAAACTTTGGTGAAAAAAGGTGAGAATTTTGCAAGTGTTGATGTTTATAAGGCATGTGAATATGCGGCAGAAGATGCGTATATCACATTGAAATTTTATCTTTATTTTTTAGAAAAATTAGAAAAACCCTTGCTTGAACTTGCTGAAAAAAGTGAATTTGAATTCATTAAAACCCTTACAATGCTTGAAAATAACGGCATTAAACTTGATACTAAGGCTTTGAGTGTTTTGATGAAACAATACGAACAAGAGATTAAAATTTTAAGTGAAGAAATTTACACACTTTGCGAGGATAAATTCAATCTCAATTCTCCTAAGCAGGTTGGGGATATTCTTTTTCAAAAACTCAAACTTCCTAGTGGAAAAAAAGGCAAAACGGGATATTCTACCGATGAAAAGGTTTTAAAAACCTTGATAGACAAGCACCCTGTGATTGAAAAAATTTTAGCTTATCGCGAACTTGCAAAATTATATTTTACTTATTGTGAGCCTTTGCTAAAACTTGCTCTTAAGGATAAACATTCAAGAATTTATTCAAATTTTTTACAGACCGGAACTGCAACGGGAAGGCTTTCATCAAAGGACCCCAATTTACAAAATATCCCTGCACACGGACAATACGCTAAGGATTATAAAACTTGTTTTGTCGCTCAAGAAGGTTTTAGTTTCATCTCTCTTGATTATTCTCAAATTGAACTAAGAATGTTGGCTCATTTTAGTGAAGATGAAAAGCTTTTAAATGCTTTTGAAAACGATGAAGATATACACGCAAAAACAGCGATGATGATTTTTAAAGAAAATAATTATCATACAAGAAGTATCGCTAAAAGTATCAATTTTGGGCTCATCTATGGAATGGGATACAAAACCTTAAGTCAAAATTTAAAGATTGAAGCCTCGCTTGCAAAAAAATACATTCAAAGTTATTTTGAAAATTTTACAAGCATTAAAAGCTATTTTGAACGCGTTAGAAATGAAGCAAAACAAAAAGGTTTTATCACAACTTTAAGTGGTAGAAAGAGGTATTTTGATTTTGAAAATGCTAAGGCTGTGCAAATTGCAATGTATGAAAGAGAAAGTATTAATTCTATACTTCAAGGCTCTGCGGCGGATATTATTAAATTCGCAATGATAGAAATTTCTAAAGATTTAAATGAAGATAAAAAAATGATTTTACAAATCCACGATGAACTTATTTTCGAAGTTAAAGATGAACTTTGTGAAAATTTTATAAAAAAAACTAGTGATATTATGGAAAATATAGTAAAATTAAAGGTAAAATTAAAAACCTCATCAAGCAGTGCTAAAAATTGGGGTGAATTAAAATAA
- a CDS encoding AAA family ATPase, with the protein MITNIKIENFKSIQNQNFIFRPLTILAGTNSSGKSSVIQALLFCSYYANKNIYLEDYLRSFGEAKDLLYLNSDKNQIKITSSVDDKKIFSLVLKDNQWKKLNNNKFFEFEKELFHLCSNRIGQEDLGKKHRDLRSGNNGEFLFGFYEENKNNSLKNDKLICNEDSHSLSIQIRFWINKILELKLEPITQKFDNNSVKILYKNYDLGVEFSPFNLGSGVSYLTKILILGLSLEKGNVLIVENPEVHLHPKAISKLTDFFVFLTKAGIQVIIETHSEHILNGIRWNIFKSEIPEQSVQIYYRDNLKENFQAISINKQSKYINSNNEIIDFPEGFFDSDLNHLLEMM; encoded by the coding sequence ATGATTACAAATATTAAAATAGAAAATTTTAAAAGTATTCAAAATCAAAACTTTATTTTTAGACCATTAACGATTTTAGCTGGAACAAATTCTTCTGGAAAATCAAGTGTTATTCAAGCACTTTTATTTTGTTCTTATTATGCTAATAAAAATATATATTTAGAAGATTATTTGCGTAGTTTTGGAGAAGCAAAAGATCTCCTATATTTAAATTCAGATAAAAATCAAATTAAAATTACCTCTAGCGTAGATGATAAAAAAATATTTTCTCTGGTTTTAAAGGACAATCAGTGGAAAAAATTAAATAATAATAAATTCTTTGAGTTTGAAAAAGAATTATTTCATCTTTGTTCAAATAGAATTGGACAAGAAGATTTAGGCAAAAAACATCGTGATTTAAGAAGTGGAAATAACGGGGAATTCTTATTTGGTTTTTATGAAGAAAATAAAAATAATAGTTTAAAAAACGATAAACTTATATGCAATGAAGATTCACATTCATTATCGATACAAATTAGATTTTGGATAAATAAAATTTTAGAATTAAAACTTGAGCCAATAACTCAAAAATTTGATAATAATAGTGTAAAAATATTGTATAAAAATTATGATTTGGGCGTAGAATTTTCCCCATTTAATTTAGGTTCTGGAGTAAGTTATCTTACTAAAATATTGATTTTGGGATTATCTTTAGAAAAAGGTAATGTTTTAATTGTGGAAAATCCGGAAGTTCATTTACATCCTAAAGCGATTTCAAAATTAACTGATTTTTTTGTTTTTTTAACAAAAGCTGGAATTCAAGTAATAATAGAAACGCATTCTGAACATATACTTAATGGAATTCGATGGAATATTTTTAAAAGCGAGATTCCAGAACAAAGTGTGCAAATTTATTATAGAGATAATTTGAAAGAAAATTTTCAAGCTATTAGTATTAATAAACAAAGTAAATATATTAATAGCAATAACGAAATTATTGATTTCCCTGAAGGATTTTTTGATAGTGATTTAAATCATCTTTTGGAGATGATGTGA
- a CDS encoding TerC family protein, whose amino-acid sequence MFEWILSVDAWLTLLTLCVLEIILGIDNIIFLAILVSKLPPHLRDKGRILGLGFAMLTRIALLLSLFWVMKLTNALFSFYIGDIRNLSELALSSALFSTSFFAFFSGAIPNMQDYAGEISGRDLVLFLGGLFLLFKSFKEIKECINGNEQENSSLKISSNLWVVVAEIAIIDIVFSLDSVITAVGIAQEVEIMIIAVIIAVFVMLFASKPIANFVEKYPSIKILALTFLVLVGAVLIAQSFDLHISKSYIYVAMGFSLLVEILNIMALKHKENQE is encoded by the coding sequence ATGTTTGAATGGATATTGAGCGTTGATGCATGGCTTACGCTTCTTACGCTTTGTGTGCTTGAGATTATTTTAGGGATTGATAATATCATTTTTTTAGCGATTTTAGTCAGCAAACTTCCGCCTCATCTTAGAGACAAGGGACGCATTTTAGGGCTTGGCTTTGCTATGCTCACAAGGATAGCCTTGCTTTTATCACTCTTTTGGGTGATGAAACTTACAAATGCTTTATTTTCTTTTTACATAGGAGATATACGCAATTTAAGTGAGTTGGCTCTTAGTTCAGCTCTTTTTAGCACTTCTTTTTTTGCCTTTTTTAGCGGAGCCATCCCAAATATGCAAGATTATGCGGGAGAAATTTCGGGTAGAGATTTGGTCTTGTTTTTGGGAGGATTATTTTTGTTGTTTAAATCATTTAAAGAGATTAAAGAATGTATCAATGGCAATGAACAAGAAAATTCTTCTCTAAAAATAAGCTCAAATCTTTGGGTTGTGGTTGCTGAAATTGCTATCATCGATATAGTTTTTTCACTCGATAGTGTTATTACTGCTGTTGGTATTGCTCAAGAGGTTGAAATTATGATTATCGCGGTTATTATCGCGGTATTTGTTATGCTTTTTGCTTCAAAACCTATAGCAAATTTTGTCGAAAAATATCCGAGTATCAAAATTTTGGCTTTAACTTTTTTGGTGCTTGTTGGGGCGGTTTTGATTGCACAAAGCTTTGATTTGCATATCAGTAAAAGTTATATTTATGTTGCAATGGGCTTTTCTTTGCTTGTTGAAATTTTAAATATCATGGCTTTAAAACACAAAGAAAATCAGGAGTGA
- a CDS encoding flagellin has translation MGFRINTNVAALNAKANSDLNAKALDNSLARLSSGLRINSAADDASGMAIADSLRTQANTLGQAISNGNDALGMLQTADKAMDEQLKILDTIKTKATQAAQDGQSLKTRTMLQADINRLMEELDNIANTTSFNGKQLLSGSFINQEFQIGASSNQSVKASIGATQSSKIGLSRFETGDAVKSSGLVGLTIKNYNGIDDFRFRDVKISYSVGTGLGALAEEINKFADKTGVRATADVRTISGGTIVAGHTGDDFAINDVKIGKVDFKDGDENGSLVAAINAVKDTTGVEASVDQGGRLVLTSREGRGIKIEGEVIGVALARENYGRLSLVKNDGRDILLSGTGLSSTGFGTGQFISQGSVSLRESKGQIGKDMADAMGFGTARKENIVTIALEDYISTMLGTELSTALGTTAVGVWSAITWTAVKGGYSGQLSKMLQDVMGFSSATVFQVTGAIASLGAAYLISAGSGFSAGSGMSQFAKMREGGISVFNNGFNVKDETSGVTTLKGAMAVMDIAETAIANLDQIRADIGSVQNQITATINNITVTQVNVKAAESQIRDVDFASESANYSKANILAQSGAYAMAQANASQQNVLRLLQ, from the coding sequence ATGGGTTTTCGTATTAACACAAATGTGGCAGCTCTTAATGCCAAAGCAAATTCTGATTTAAACGCTAAGGCTTTAGACAATTCTTTAGCCAGACTTTCTTCAGGTCTTAGAATCAATTCAGCCGCAGATGATGCTTCAGGTATGGCTATTGCAGACTCGCTTAGAACTCAAGCTAATACCTTAGGACAAGCTATTAGCAACGGAAATGACGCTTTAGGTATGCTTCAAACTGCAGATAAAGCAATGGACGAGCAACTTAAAATCTTAGATACAATCAAAACCAAAGCCACTCAAGCGGCTCAAGATGGACAAAGCTTAAAAACAAGAACGATGCTTCAAGCTGATATTAATCGTCTTATGGAAGAACTTGACAATATCGCAAATACAACTTCATTTAATGGCAAACAACTCTTAAGTGGTAGCTTTATCAACCAAGAATTCCAAATCGGTGCAAGCTCAAATCAATCTGTTAAAGCTTCTATCGGTGCGACTCAAAGTTCTAAAATCGGACTTTCAAGATTTGAAACAGGAGACGCAGTTAAATCAAGCGGTTTGGTAGGACTCACAATCAAAAACTATAACGGAATCGATGATTTTAGATTCAGAGACGTTAAAATTTCATATTCAGTAGGAACAGGACTGGGAGCTTTAGCTGAAGAGATTAACAAATTTGCAGATAAAACAGGGGTAAGAGCCACTGCTGATGTAAGAACAATCAGTGGAGGAACTATCGTAGCAGGTCATACAGGAGATGATTTTGCTATCAATGATGTAAAAATCGGTAAAGTGGATTTTAAAGACGGTGATGAAAATGGCTCTTTAGTCGCTGCAATCAATGCTGTTAAAGATACAACCGGAGTGGAAGCCTCTGTTGATCAAGGTGGTCGCCTTGTTTTAACCTCAAGAGAAGGCAGAGGAATCAAAATCGAGGGAGAAGTTATTGGTGTAGCCCTTGCAAGAGAAAACTACGGACGCCTTTCTTTGGTTAAAAACGATGGACGCGATATACTCTTAAGTGGAACAGGACTAAGTAGCACAGGATTTGGAACAGGACAATTCATCTCTCAAGGTTCTGTATCTTTAAGAGAATCTAAGGGACAAATCGGTAAAGATATGGCAGATGCTATGGGCTTTGGAACAGCCAGAAAAGAAAATATAGTAACTATAGCACTTGAGGATTATATATCAACAATGTTGGGTACAGAATTGAGTACTGCACTTGGCACAACTGCTGTTGGAGTTTGGAGTGCAATAACTTGGACTGCAGTTAAAGGGGGTTATAGCGGACAACTCTCTAAAATGCTTCAAGATGTTATGGGATTTTCATCAGCAACAGTATTTCAGGTAACAGGTGCTATTGCTTCACTTGGTGCGGCTTATTTGATTTCTGCAGGGTCAGGCTTCTCTGCAGGTTCAGGTATGTCTCAATTTGCTAAGATGAGAGAGGGAGGCATTAGTGTTTTCAATAATGGTTTTAATGTCAAAGATGAAACTTCAGGTGTTACCACACTTAAAGGGGCTATGGCTGTGATGGATATCGCAGAAACTGCAATCGCTAACTTAGACCAAATCAGAGCTGATATCGGTTCAGTGCAAAATCAAATCACAGCGACCATCAACAACATCACTGTCACTCAAGTCAATGTCAAAGCCGCTGAAAGCCAAATCAGAGATGTGGATTTTGCAAGTGAATCTGCGAATTATTCTAAAGCAAATATCCTTGCACAAAGTGGAGCTTATGCTATGGCACAAGCCAATGCAAGCCAACAAAATGTTTTAAGACTCTTACAATAG